One stretch of Cydia pomonella isolate Wapato2018A chromosome 24, ilCydPomo1, whole genome shotgun sequence DNA includes these proteins:
- the LOC133531088 gene encoding uncharacterized protein LOC133531088 isoform X1 — MQKKGQNRERSALECYNVYNNWTCLLLNRVFSQCEKCPEQNPDEIVNPTTDKKTSRTTLRPLLNSDEFGIDKDPNKNSKEKIGSYSDRTTARTTTRATTSTKTRHEPIPVSSFTSTDLFI; from the exons gaaTGCTATAACGTGTACAACAACTGG ACCTGTCTACTGCTTAATAGG gtattttccCAATGTGAAAAATGCCCGGAACAG aaTCCAGATGAGATAGTAAATCCGACTACGGATAAG aaaACTTCAAGAACGACGTTAAGGCCATTACTG aattcaGACGAGTTTGGAATCGATAAGGATCCGAATAAG aATTCAAAGGAGAAAATTGGATCATATTCGGATCGA ACAACTGCCAGAACGACTACTAGGGCTACTACGAGTACAAAAACACGACACGAACCAATACCGGTAAGTAGTTTCACTTCAACGGATTTgtttatctaa